A window from Staphylococcus succinus encodes these proteins:
- a CDS encoding AAA family ATPase, translating to MLNKLENVSYKSFDNYTSNDNLTKVNIFFGRNGSGKSSLSEWLRRLDNEKSVIFNTSYLKSNIEQVEEIGGVSLVIGEESINHSDQIKHLKGAINNLENFITRKDNEIMHSKKRIYDKMNIRLNEARKKFEIGSNVVKQKKNADKDPVNAFYSWKKNANDIIEETTIESLDELEERITSKEVLLNNIKTPILAFDYDEFSNMVKLLMKEVIKPTSSVSYKVSKWLKDGLEIHNMQSKEEACEFCGNIFDVELLKESIDVRIKNEYNYLIGNLNNYKTKINKSLSNLEDLNIDIDLVDYSNQKEELIRLLHILEDKEVKTYEHLEYPMDNWESINIIDNIVNSYIENLKKEIQNDKKIRDSIADFVKSWIGKKLKNDEEIQMEISNINSNSKQIKESEECITENNDWITKLKTNSSNLKQFSEIVNKRFETLDINIELEPNIEIKSYRVLHRVTKEKLKLVDLSEGEKRLIGFLHFYYNLFMIADSEMKENIEYIIIDDPITSLDTENRYHLTKIINQFIELSKSVNKQIFVFTHSSFDFHNFAFKGKNNTKETSYWYIEKIDGISKVNKLSKEELSNYSDYYRTVFNEVMSFAIKGKSKVNKIDNYIKYANKVRFILESHARSHYKIEYATAASAIELSKYYDIPNESIEDLKESLDIINSLSHGISFIDNHYNDLSVTEVHEAIRKVIGIIYNKDKQHVSAICSGVLNKENKEELQKWI from the coding sequence TGGTGTGAGTTTGGTTATTGGAGAAGAATCTATAAATCATAGTGACCAAATTAAACATTTAAAGGGTGCTATAAATAATTTAGAAAATTTTATTACTCGGAAAGATAATGAAATTATGCATTCAAAAAAAAGAATTTACGATAAAATGAATATTAGACTAAATGAAGCTAGAAAAAAATTTGAAATCGGTAGTAATGTGGTTAAGCAGAAGAAGAATGCTGACAAAGATCCTGTTAATGCTTTTTATAGTTGGAAGAAAAATGCTAACGATATAATTGAAGAGACGACTATAGAATCTTTAGATGAATTAGAAGAAAGAATAACCAGCAAAGAAGTTTTATTAAATAATATAAAAACGCCTATTTTAGCTTTTGATTATGATGAGTTTAGTAATATGGTAAAATTACTGATGAAAGAAGTAATTAAACCTACAAGTAGCGTAAGTTACAAAGTTTCTAAATGGCTAAAAGATGGCTTAGAAATTCATAACATGCAATCAAAAGAGGAAGCATGTGAGTTTTGCGGTAACATATTTGATGTAGAATTGCTAAAAGAAAGTATAGATGTAAGAATAAAAAATGAATATAATTATTTAATTGGAAATTTAAATAATTATAAAACAAAAATAAATAAATCATTAAGTAATTTAGAAGATTTAAATATAGATATTGACTTAGTAGATTACTCAAATCAAAAAGAAGAACTTATTAGACTGTTACATATATTGGAAGATAAGGAAGTAAAGACATATGAACATCTTGAGTACCCTATGGATAATTGGGAATCAATAAATATAATAGATAATATCGTTAATAGTTATATTGAAAATTTAAAAAAAGAAATACAAAATGATAAAAAGATTAGAGATTCAATTGCGGATTTTGTGAAATCATGGATTGGCAAGAAGCTAAAAAATGATGAAGAAATTCAAATGGAAATTTCTAACATTAATAGTAATAGCAAACAAATAAAAGAATCAGAAGAATGTATAACAGAGAATAATGATTGGATAACAAAGTTGAAAACAAACTCATCTAACTTGAAACAGTTTAGTGAAATAGTAAATAAGAGATTTGAAACACTTGATATAAATATTGAATTAGAGCCTAATATTGAAATTAAGAGTTATAGAGTTTTACATAGAGTAACAAAAGAAAAACTTAAATTAGTTGATTTAAGTGAGGGGGAAAAACGATTAATAGGTTTCTTACATTTTTATTATAACTTATTTATGATAGCAGATAGTGAGATGAAAGAAAATATTGAGTATATAATCATAGATGATCCGATTACTAGTTTAGATACAGAAAATAGATATCATTTAACTAAAATTATCAATCAATTTATTGAGCTTTCCAAATCTGTAAATAAACAGATTTTTGTGTTTACACATTCGTCTTTTGATTTCCATAATTTTGCTTTTAAAGGAAAGAATAATACCAAGGAAACTTCCTATTGGTATATTGAAAAAATTGATGGAATTAGTAAAGTAAATAAATTATCTAAAGAAGAGTTAAGCAATTATAGTGATTATTATAGGACAGTTTTTAACGAAGTAATGTCATTTGCTATAAAAGGTAAAAGTAAAGTCAATAAGATAGATAATTATATTAAATATGCAAATAAAGTGAGATTTATTTTAGAATCGCATGCTAGAAGCCATTATAAAATAGAATATGCGACGGCTGCTTCAGCTATTGAATTATCAAAATATTATGATATACCAAATGAAAGCATTGAAGACTTAAAAGAAAGTCTAGATATTATTAATAGTCTTTCTCATGGAATATCATTTATAGATAATCATTATAATGATTTATCTGTCACAGAAGTTCATGAGGCAATAAGAAAGGTGATTGGAATAATTTATAATAAAGATAAACAGCATGTAAGTGCAATATGTAGTGGAGTTTTAAATAAAGAAAATAAAGAAGAACTTCAAAAGTGGATTTAA